The following are encoded together in the Malaya genurostris strain Urasoe2022 chromosome 3, Malgen_1.1, whole genome shotgun sequence genome:
- the LOC131434518 gene encoding adenosine deaminase-like protein, with protein MMDFFQNVPKIELHAHLNGSLSNRTLLELGAMKYGKDNPGPSNDECFYRITNGQNLTLKECFQKFKYAHDLTDQPETLRYATRAVIQDFAADNVVYLELRTTPKKTVHMSKKQYLTTVLETIRTAQNEIPSITVKLLPSIDRSKGLQEAEENVSLVIELCQEYPDIIKGMDLSGAPFGTRFSDFGNILKKAQAHRLKMALHCGEFEDDDEIQAMLEFGTDRIGHGTFIKGVNLQNAKKRGIPFECCLTSNVKCSTASSYEEHHFKKLWEEGFAVCICTDDFGVFDTSLTQELRTCSEIFGLTTQDILRLQENTIRYTYANDEEKHKLTEIFNNFRKTMKID; from the exons ATGATGGATTTCTTTCAAAATGTACCTAAAATC GAATTGCATGCCCATCTCAATGGGTCGCTGAGTAATCGGACATTACTGGAATTAGGTGCTATGAAATATGGCAAAGATAACCCTGGACCATCGAACGATGAGTGCTTCTACAGGATAACCAACGGACAAAATTTAACATTGAAAGA ATGCTTCCAGAAGTTCAAATATGCTCACGATTTAACAGATCAACCGGAAACACTTCGCTATGCAACACGAGCAGTGATCCAGGACTTTGCGGCAGACAATGTCGTTTACTTGGAACTTAGAACAACTCCGAAAAAGACAGTTCATATGAGTAAGAAGCAATATCTGACAACCGTGCTAGAGACCATCAG AACAGCGCAGAATGAAATTCCGAGCATCACAGTCAAACTGCTTCCCTCGATTGATCGTTCTAAGGGCCTGCAGGAAGCAGAAGAGAATGTTTCTCTGGTGATTGAACTTTGCCAAGAGTATCCTGACATTATCAAAGGGATGGATCTGAGCGGAGCCCCGTTCGGAACAAGATTTTCCGATTTCGGTAACATCTTAAAAAAGGCTCAAGCACACAGACTGAAAATGGCCCTGCACTGTGGAGAGTTCGAGGACGATGATGAGATACAGGCCATGCTGGAGTTTGGTACCGATCGTATCGGGCATGGTACGTTTATCAAGGGCGTCAATTTACAGAATGCTAAAAAAAGGGGGATTCCGTTTGAATGTTGTCTCACTAGCAATGTCAAGTGCAGTACCGCGAGTTCCTACGAAGAGCATCATTTCAAGAAACTTTGGGAAGAAGGCTTCGCCGTGTGCATTTGC ACGGACGATTTCGGGGTATTCGACACCAGCTTAACGCAGGAGCTACGCACTTGCTCAGAAATATTTGGACTAACTACCCAAGACATTCTCAGGCTGCAGGAAAACACGATCCGTTACACGTATGCAAACGACGAAGAGAAACATAAACTAACAGAAATATTCAATAATTTCAGAAAGACAATGAAAATCGACTAA